One genomic region from Solwaraspora sp. WMMD792 encodes:
- a CDS encoding DUF4383 domain-containing protein, producing MHTPVNHPARPIYRAVAALTGLYLVIFGVVGIIVTSGDALFAQNDSRVLGQGANLGFSGLCLVLGVAVLAGVGLGRNIDTAINKVLAYGLMALSLAELAVLRTDANFLNFTVSTCLVVMVVGLVLLMAAMYGRTGTEQEAQAWRDGRLVL from the coding sequence ATGCACACCCCCGTCAACCACCCCGCCCGGCCGATCTACCGGGCGGTCGCCGCGCTGACCGGCCTCTACCTGGTGATCTTCGGTGTCGTCGGGATCATCGTCACCAGCGGCGACGCCCTCTTCGCGCAGAACGACAGCCGGGTGCTCGGTCAGGGCGCCAACCTCGGCTTCTCCGGGCTGTGTCTGGTGCTGGGCGTGGCCGTACTGGCCGGCGTGGGGCTCGGCCGCAACATCGACACGGCGATCAACAAGGTGCTGGCGTACGGCCTGATGGCGTTGAGCCTGGCCGAGTTGGCGGTGCTGCGCACCGACGCCAACTTCCTCAACTTCACGGTGAGCACCTGCCTGGTCGTGATGGTCGTCGGCCTGGTGCTGCTGATGGCCGCCATGTACGGCCGGACCGGCACCGAGCAGGAGGCCCAGGCGTGGCGGGACGGCCGGCTGGTGCTCTGA
- a CDS encoding ABC-F family ATP-binding cassette domain-containing protein translates to MVNIVNLDRVSKGYGAAGQLLTEVSLGLDDSDRIGVVGLNGAGKSTLLRLLTKAEEPDAGRVTHRRDLRVAALPQTLDLAGDATVRDVVLGTAWLAEGFGAEHEWAGDAGVRTVLDGLGMPHLGLDQPVGPMSGGERRRIALAALLIRPAELLILDEPTNHLDVAGVAWLAAYLVQRRRGALVVVTHDRWFLDEVCTDTWEVADQTVRAYEGGFAAWTLARAERERVAAATEARRQNLLRKEIAWLRRGPPARTSKPRFRIEAANALIADVPPPRDTVSLHRLATARLGKQVYELDEVTAYAGEKLILDGLTWQIGPGDRIAIVGANGAGKTTLLRLLAGVRAPQQGRVVTGATVRPAFLSQELAELPGELRVLEAVEEVARRVVFGDRELAATQFAEMFGFTDRRLWTPVGDLSGGERRRLQLLRLLANEPNVLLLDEPTNDLDTDTLAALEDLLDSWPGTLIVASHDRYLIERVTDEAYGMFGDGRLVHLPGGVDEYLARAGGAAGAGAARAAGAGSGAARSAGSGTVGPAATGDRPAGDAAGGGLSAGDLRAARKELARLERQVGKLEQQEAALHEELARHATDFTRLAELDARLREVQAQRSRTEEEWLALAEQVS, encoded by the coding sequence ATGGTGAACATCGTCAATCTGGACCGGGTGTCCAAGGGCTACGGCGCCGCCGGGCAGCTGCTCACCGAAGTCTCCCTCGGCCTGGACGACAGCGACCGGATCGGCGTCGTCGGTCTCAACGGCGCCGGCAAATCGACTCTGCTGCGGCTGCTCACCAAGGCCGAGGAACCCGACGCCGGGCGGGTCACCCACCGCCGGGACCTGCGGGTCGCCGCGCTGCCCCAGACGCTCGACCTGGCCGGTGACGCCACCGTACGGGACGTGGTGCTCGGCACCGCGTGGCTGGCCGAGGGGTTCGGCGCCGAGCACGAGTGGGCCGGCGACGCCGGGGTGCGTACCGTCCTGGACGGTCTTGGCATGCCACACCTCGGTCTGGACCAGCCGGTCGGGCCGATGTCCGGCGGCGAGCGGCGCCGGATCGCCCTGGCCGCGTTGCTGATCCGCCCGGCTGAGCTGCTGATCCTGGACGAGCCGACCAACCATCTGGACGTGGCCGGGGTGGCCTGGCTCGCCGCGTACCTGGTGCAGCGTCGCCGGGGCGCGCTGGTGGTGGTCACCCACGACCGGTGGTTCCTCGACGAGGTCTGCACCGACACCTGGGAGGTCGCCGACCAGACGGTCCGCGCCTACGAGGGCGGGTTCGCCGCCTGGACGCTGGCCCGCGCCGAACGGGAGCGGGTCGCGGCGGCCACCGAGGCCCGCCGGCAGAACCTGCTCCGCAAGGAGATCGCCTGGCTGCGCCGTGGCCCGCCGGCCCGTACCTCCAAGCCGCGGTTCCGGATCGAGGCGGCGAACGCGCTGATCGCCGACGTGCCGCCGCCGCGCGACACCGTGTCACTGCACCGACTGGCCACCGCCCGGCTCGGCAAGCAGGTCTACGAGCTGGACGAGGTCACCGCGTACGCCGGGGAGAAGCTGATCCTCGACGGCCTGACCTGGCAGATCGGTCCGGGGGACCGGATCGCGATCGTCGGTGCCAACGGTGCCGGCAAGACCACGCTGCTGCGGCTGCTGGCCGGAGTCCGCGCCCCGCAGCAGGGCCGGGTGGTCACCGGGGCGACGGTCCGGCCGGCGTTCCTGTCCCAGGAGTTGGCTGAACTCCCCGGTGAGCTGCGGGTGCTGGAGGCGGTGGAGGAGGTCGCCCGCCGGGTGGTGTTCGGCGACCGGGAGCTGGCCGCCACTCAGTTCGCGGAGATGTTCGGCTTCACCGACCGGCGGCTGTGGACCCCGGTCGGTGATCTGTCCGGTGGCGAGCGTCGTCGGCTGCAGCTGCTGCGACTGCTGGCCAACGAGCCGAACGTGCTGCTGCTCGACGAGCCCACCAACGACCTGGACACCGACACCCTGGCGGCGCTGGAGGACCTGCTCGACTCGTGGCCGGGCACGCTGATCGTGGCCAGCCACGACCGGTACCTGATCGAGCGGGTCACCGACGAGGCGTACGGCATGTTCGGCGACGGCCGGCTGGTGCACCTGCCGGGCGGGGTCGACGAGTACCTGGCCCGGGCCGGCGGTGCCGCTGGTGCCGGGGCGGCGCGGGCCGCCGGTGCCGGCTCCGGGGCGGCTCGGTCGGCTGGTTCGGGTACGGTCGGCCCGGCGGCGACCGGCGACCGGCCGGCGGGTGACGCCGCCGGTGGCGGGCTGTCCGCCGGTGACCTGCGGGCGGCCCGCAAGGAGCTGGCCCGGCTGGAGCGCCAGGTCGGCAAGCTGGAGCAGCAGGAGGCGGCGCTGCACGAGGAACTGGCCCGGCATGCCACCGACTTCACCCGGCTCGCCGAGCTGGACGCCCGACTGCGTGAGGTGCAGGCGCAGCGCAGCCGTACCGAGGAGGAGTGGCTCGCCCTGGCCGAGCAGGTGAGCTAG
- a CDS encoding 4-(cytidine 5'-diphospho)-2-C-methyl-D-erythritol kinase produces the protein MTEAWRPGDEDEVFRRGARSSVKVRVPAKINLRLAVGPLRPDGYHEVSTVYHAIALYDELTARRADTLILTMDGEGTGELALDDSNLVLRAARALAAHARVPAHARLHLRKQIPLAAGLAGGSADAAAALVACDELWGTGLSRDDLAGLAAGLGSDVPFLLHGGTALGTGRGEAISPVLARPTTWHWVVAVADGGLSTPQVYAELDRLRAAGAAPPPVGAADELLAALRQRDPQVLAGALGNDLEPAALSMRPAIKQVLDTGVAAGALAGMVSGSGPTCVFLAADAAVAGTVAAALDDAGVCRDVHLAHGAVAGARLV, from the coding sequence GTGACCGAGGCGTGGCGGCCGGGCGACGAGGACGAGGTTTTCCGTCGCGGCGCGCGCAGCTCGGTCAAGGTACGGGTGCCAGCCAAGATCAACCTGCGGTTGGCCGTCGGCCCGCTACGGCCCGACGGCTACCACGAGGTGAGCACCGTCTACCACGCGATCGCGCTCTACGACGAGCTGACCGCCCGGCGGGCCGACACCCTGATCCTGACCATGGACGGTGAGGGCACCGGCGAGCTGGCACTGGACGACTCCAACCTGGTGCTGCGCGCCGCACGGGCGCTGGCCGCGCACGCCCGGGTCCCCGCGCACGCCCGACTGCACCTGCGCAAGCAGATCCCACTCGCCGCCGGCCTGGCCGGCGGCAGCGCGGACGCCGCCGCCGCGCTGGTCGCCTGCGACGAACTGTGGGGGACCGGACTGTCCCGTGACGACCTGGCCGGGCTGGCCGCCGGCCTCGGCTCGGACGTGCCGTTCCTGCTGCACGGCGGCACCGCGCTGGGCACCGGCCGGGGCGAGGCGATCAGCCCGGTACTGGCCCGACCCACCACCTGGCACTGGGTCGTCGCGGTGGCCGACGGCGGCCTGTCCACTCCCCAGGTGTACGCCGAGCTGGACCGGCTGCGGGCGGCTGGTGCGGCGCCGCCGCCGGTCGGCGCCGCCGACGAGCTGCTGGCCGCGCTGCGCCAGCGGGATCCGCAGGTGCTGGCCGGCGCGCTCGGCAACGACCTCGAGCCGGCCGCGCTGTCCATGCGTCCGGCGATCAAGCAGGTGCTGGACACCGGGGTGGCCGCCGGGGCGTTGGCCGGTATGGTCTCCGGGTCCGGCCCGACCTGCGTCTTCCTGGCGGCGGACGCGGCTGTCGCGGGCACCGTCGCGGCCGCGCTCGACGACGCCGGGGTCTGCCGTGACGTGCACCTGGCGCACGGCGCCGTCGCCGGTGCCAGGCTGGTCTGA